Proteins from a genomic interval of Nocardia sp. BMG51109:
- a CDS encoding family 1 glycosylhydrolase codes for MRQSSRRHALAACAAAAAAMLVPGLAWAAPAPRPGGLPALGDQFLWGVSASGFQSEGAAPDSNWTRYIASGEVDDYRDSVRFLDFYTDDIEHAARLGVRVFRLSIEWARVQPTPDGWDERAFAVYDKMIDRIVAHGMTPMITLDHWVYPGWAAERGGWSNPGMVQDWLANARKVVERYAARTPMWVTINEPAAYIGTEQRIGALHSDDAPAMLDRLAQAHNEIYDVIHRAQPDARVTSNLGYVPDAETEVNQPFVDRVADKLDFIGVDYYFGPDPATTATGTSAGAPAMWELPLQTEGIYYALRHYARLFPDKPLYVVESGMPTDNGRPRADGYTRADHLRDTVYWLQRAKADGIDVRGYNYWSLTDNYEWGSYAPRFGLYTVDAEHDPALSRRPTDAVEAYAALTRAGGVPGDYRPTRAPVPCSQVDPPASCDEPVTAEPRAGS; via the coding sequence ATGCGACAGTCGAGCCGCCGCCACGCCCTGGCGGCGTGTGCCGCCGCCGCGGCGGCGATGCTGGTGCCGGGGCTGGCGTGGGCGGCACCGGCCCCCCGGCCGGGCGGGCTGCCCGCACTCGGCGACCAATTCCTGTGGGGCGTGTCCGCCTCCGGCTTCCAGTCCGAAGGCGCTGCGCCGGACAGCAATTGGACTCGCTACATCGCCTCCGGCGAGGTCGACGACTACCGCGACTCGGTCCGATTCCTCGATTTCTACACCGACGACATCGAACACGCCGCCCGCCTCGGTGTCCGGGTGTTCCGGCTGAGCATCGAGTGGGCGCGCGTACAGCCCACCCCGGACGGCTGGGACGAACGGGCATTCGCGGTGTACGACAAGATGATCGACCGGATCGTCGCGCACGGAATGACGCCGATGATCACCCTCGACCACTGGGTGTATCCGGGCTGGGCGGCCGAGCGCGGCGGCTGGAGCAATCCCGGCATGGTCCAGGACTGGCTGGCCAATGCCCGGAAGGTGGTGGAGCGCTACGCCGCTCGCACGCCGATGTGGGTCACGATCAACGAACCGGCGGCCTACATCGGCACCGAACAGCGCATCGGCGCGCTGCACTCCGACGACGCGCCCGCCATGCTGGACCGGCTGGCCCAGGCGCACAACGAGATCTACGACGTCATCCACCGCGCGCAGCCCGATGCCCGGGTCACCAGCAACCTCGGCTACGTGCCGGACGCGGAGACCGAGGTGAATCAGCCGTTCGTCGACCGGGTCGCCGACAAGCTCGACTTCATCGGTGTCGACTACTATTTCGGCCCCGACCCGGCCACCACCGCCACCGGCACCTCGGCGGGCGCGCCCGCGATGTGGGAGCTGCCCCTGCAAACCGAGGGCATCTACTACGCGCTGCGCCACTACGCCCGGCTGTTTCCGGACAAACCGCTGTACGTGGTGGAGAGCGGGATGCCGACCGACAACGGGCGCCCGCGCGCCGACGGCTACACCCGCGCCGACCACCTGCGCGACACCGTGTACTGGCTGCAGCGCGCCAAGGCCGACGGGATCGACGTGCGCGGATACAACTATTGGAGCCTCACCGACAACTACGAATGGGGCAGCTACGCACCGCGATTCGGCCTCTACACCGTCGACGCGGAGCACGATCCGGCGCTGTCGCGCCGCCCGACCGACGCCGTAGAGGCCTACGCCGCGCTTACCCGCGCCGGCGGCGTGCCCGGGGACTACCGGCCGACTCGGGCACCGGTGCCGTGTTCCCAGGTCGATCCGCCCGCCAGCTGCGACGAGCCGGTCACGGCCGAGCCCCGCGCCGGTTCCTGA
- a CDS encoding cutinase family protein, whose amino-acid sequence MSTRKYWGAIASATAITAATLSGAPPAHADPDCPGMYVVAVPGTWETSREDPREGMLSAVTDGLPGNVSTDYVAYAATALPWEGDVYGRSKQEAVDGARGLVADMGRRCAATRIALIGYSQGADAAGDLAAEIGTGLGVVPPDRVAAVGLISDPRRSPSDALVGPPVAGAGAGGQRITGFGWVSPRVRTICAVGDLYCSTPTDDFATRFAGLFAQLSAPDPGRAGTYQEQAQAIINDLMAAGGLPTLQGQFSDSANAQRMQQLQDFNDSAVHRNYPSYVVDRSGATATSWLRHWLIDAAR is encoded by the coding sequence GTGTCCACGCGAAAATATTGGGGTGCAATCGCTTCGGCGACGGCGATCACGGCGGCCACGCTGTCCGGCGCACCGCCGGCCCACGCCGATCCGGACTGCCCCGGCATGTATGTCGTCGCCGTCCCCGGCACCTGGGAGACCTCCCGCGAGGATCCGCGCGAGGGCATGCTGTCGGCGGTCACCGACGGCCTCCCCGGCAATGTGAGCACCGACTATGTGGCGTACGCGGCCACCGCGCTGCCCTGGGAGGGCGACGTCTACGGCCGGTCCAAGCAGGAGGCGGTAGACGGCGCCCGCGGCCTGGTCGCCGATATGGGACGCCGCTGCGCCGCCACCCGGATCGCGCTGATCGGCTACAGCCAGGGCGCCGACGCCGCCGGGGATCTCGCCGCCGAGATCGGCACCGGGCTCGGGGTGGTTCCGCCGGATCGGGTCGCCGCGGTCGGGTTGATCTCCGATCCGCGCCGTTCCCCGTCCGACGCGCTGGTCGGCCCGCCGGTCGCCGGTGCCGGCGCGGGCGGGCAGCGGATCACCGGATTCGGCTGGGTGAGCCCGCGGGTGCGCACCATCTGCGCCGTCGGTGATTTGTACTGTTCCACGCCCACAGACGATTTCGCGACCCGCTTCGCCGGCCTGTTCGCCCAGCTGTCGGCGCCGGATCCCGGGCGGGCCGGGACCTATCAGGAGCAGGCCCAGGCGATCATCAACGACCTGATGGCCGCCGGCGGGCTGCCGACGCTGCAGGGCCAGTTCAGCGATTCGGCGAACGCCCAGCGAATGCAACAGCTACAGGACTTCAACGACTCCGCCGTGCACCGCAACTACCCGTCCTACGTCGTGGACCGCTCCGGCGCCACCGCGACATCCTGGTTGCGGCACTGGCTGATCGACGCCGCACGCTGA
- a CDS encoding winged helix-turn-helix domain-containing protein produces the protein MGDRTVVADVADALARRVASGQYAPGDLMPSVRQVAEEFHLNRATAQLILGRLESYGFVDAHRGKGFTIRDVRAHGGVDSYRRLFRLSMDTPAIAAEMFANIVEEERGIVLEALLSYTHGEHEHDPGEFKAAIDELETLARSEQPDRRRLLIAELGLVRRLLTVLGHGMQRAVLNSIGEMVLEVPEAVESYYAVSPDLHVLIWRGLAAVWESESGPTESQLALFEDLFGMYHEKVIAHFDRTVVVEEPVAPGVVSA, from the coding sequence ATGGGAGACCGGACGGTCGTCGCCGACGTCGCCGACGCACTGGCTCGGCGCGTCGCGTCGGGGCAGTATGCTCCGGGCGATCTCATGCCGTCGGTCCGCCAGGTCGCCGAGGAGTTCCATCTCAATCGCGCGACGGCACAGCTCATTCTGGGCCGGCTGGAGTCCTACGGCTTCGTCGACGCGCACCGCGGTAAGGGTTTCACCATCCGCGACGTGCGCGCCCACGGCGGCGTCGACTCGTACCGGCGGCTGTTCCGGCTGTCGATGGACACCCCGGCGATCGCCGCGGAGATGTTCGCGAACATCGTGGAGGAGGAGCGCGGCATCGTCCTGGAGGCGCTGCTGTCCTACACCCACGGCGAGCACGAGCACGATCCGGGCGAATTCAAGGCGGCCATCGACGAACTCGAGACTCTCGCGCGCAGCGAGCAGCCCGACCGGCGCCGGCTGTTGATCGCCGAGCTCGGGCTGGTGCGCCGGCTGCTCACCGTGCTGGGCCACGGCATGCAGCGGGCGGTGCTGAACTCGATCGGCGAGATGGTGCTCGAGGTGCCCGAGGCGGTGGAGTCGTACTACGCCGTCTCGCCGGACCTGCACGTGCTGATCTGGCGCGGCCTCGCGGCGGTGTGGGAGTCCGAGTCGGGTCCGACCGAATCGCAGCTGGCGCTGTTCGAGGACCTGTTCGGGATGTACCACGAGAAGGTGATCGCCCACTTCGACCGGACGGTCGTCGTCGAGGAGCCGGTGGCGCCCGGTGTCGTGAGCGCCTGA
- a CDS encoding AraC family transcriptional regulator, with amino-acid sequence MDVLAEMLQGIHAQGSLLWRADRQAPWSWLADQAAPLTLYAVLHGHARLARGDRVTELTVGDIALLRGPRSLALDDAPDGRPRGPAGSDGHRAVLRVPSPGHGGRAVVVAGTYGSVDLAGRRLLDALPEYVCVTAESGSSPAALALLDEELEHVGPGRQTVRDRLLDLLLAHALRAWLAGAEPGSPGWNAGLQDPIVARILHAIHSNPGRDWTADSLAAHAAVSRATLYRRFSALFGESPLSYLNGRRMTLAADLLAGGETVGTVARKVGYRNPFAFSTAFRRHHGRPPSDLHRTH; translated from the coding sequence GTGGACGTGCTCGCCGAGATGCTGCAGGGGATCCATGCGCAGGGCTCGCTGCTGTGGCGTGCCGACCGGCAGGCACCCTGGTCGTGGCTGGCCGATCAAGCGGCGCCGCTGACCCTGTACGCCGTGCTGCACGGCCATGCCCGGCTCGCCCGCGGCGACCGCGTCACCGAGCTGACCGTCGGCGATATCGCGCTGCTCCGCGGTCCTCGCTCGCTCGCACTCGACGACGCCCCGGACGGCAGGCCCCGCGGCCCGGCCGGCTCCGACGGGCACCGCGCGGTGCTGCGGGTCCCGTCGCCGGGCCACGGCGGGCGGGCGGTCGTCGTCGCCGGAACCTACGGCAGCGTCGATCTGGCCGGTCGCCGCCTGCTCGACGCGCTGCCGGAATACGTCTGCGTCACAGCCGAATCGGGGTCCTCGCCCGCCGCGCTGGCGCTGCTGGACGAGGAGCTGGAACACGTCGGTCCCGGCCGCCAGACCGTCCGCGACCGCCTGCTGGACCTGCTGCTGGCGCACGCACTGCGCGCCTGGCTGGCCGGTGCCGAACCGGGCTCACCGGGATGGAATGCGGGACTGCAGGATCCGATCGTCGCGCGGATTCTGCACGCCATCCACTCCAATCCCGGCCGGGACTGGACCGCCGACTCGCTGGCCGCGCACGCGGCGGTCTCGCGGGCAACGCTGTACCGCCGGTTCAGTGCCCTGTTCGGCGAGTCCCCGCTGTCGTATCTGAACGGCCGCCGCATGACGCTGGCCGCCGACCTACTGGCCGGCGGCGAGACCGTGGGCACGGTCGCGCGGAAGGTCGGCTACCGCAACCCCTTCGCGTTCAGCACCGCCTTCCGGCGTCACCACGGCAGGCCACCGAGCGACCTGCACCGGACGCACTGA
- a CDS encoding alpha/beta hydrolase family protein, giving the protein MIFVAFSTTVAGPATAGTGDPVIDSGSLLADPRAADGSYITRATVVDGRNIRLYVHSAAMNTTFPVDVQRPADASAPRPVLYLLNGAGGGEDSATWDQRAPDALRFLADKDVNVVRPIGGAWSYYTDWRAPDPVLGVNKWKTFFTEELPPLIDGALGTSGRNAIAGLSTSGTSVLQLPIAKPGLYKSVAAYSGCAQISDPTGYTFVNLAVNVWGGGNTENMYGPRDDPMWVDNDPYVHADQLRGLNLFISSGSGLPGQWDGLNGPYTLPGVGGLANQLTVGGVIEAAVNYCSHNLQAKLNSLGIPATYDFPPTGTHSWGYWHDALIASWPVLASGLELPV; this is encoded by the coding sequence ATGATTTTCGTGGCCTTCTCGACGACGGTGGCGGGCCCGGCGACGGCCGGCACCGGCGATCCCGTGATCGACTCCGGCAGCTTGCTCGCCGACCCGCGCGCCGCCGACGGCTCCTACATCACCCGGGCCACCGTCGTCGACGGCCGCAACATCCGCCTGTACGTCCACTCGGCGGCCATGAACACGACCTTCCCCGTCGACGTGCAGCGCCCCGCCGACGCGTCGGCGCCGCGCCCGGTGCTGTACCTGCTCAACGGCGCCGGCGGCGGCGAGGACAGCGCCACCTGGGATCAGCGCGCCCCCGACGCGCTGCGGTTCCTGGCCGACAAGGACGTGAACGTGGTCCGGCCGATCGGCGGCGCCTGGAGCTACTACACCGACTGGCGGGCGCCCGATCCGGTGCTGGGCGTGAACAAGTGGAAGACGTTCTTCACCGAGGAACTGCCTCCGCTCATCGACGGCGCCCTGGGCACCAGCGGGCGCAACGCGATCGCGGGCCTGTCCACCTCGGGCACCTCGGTGCTGCAACTGCCGATCGCCAAGCCCGGCCTGTACAAGTCGGTGGCGGCCTACAGCGGCTGCGCGCAGATCTCCGACCCCACCGGCTACACGTTCGTGAATCTGGCGGTCAACGTGTGGGGCGGCGGCAACACCGAGAACATGTACGGGCCGCGCGACGATCCGATGTGGGTGGACAACGACCCCTACGTGCACGCCGACCAGCTGCGCGGCCTGAATCTGTTCATCTCCAGCGGTTCCGGCCTGCCGGGGCAGTGGGACGGACTGAACGGCCCGTACACGCTGCCCGGCGTGGGCGGGCTCGCGAATCAGCTGACCGTCGGCGGTGTCATCGAGGCCGCGGTGAACTACTGCAGCCACAATCTGCAGGCCAAGCTGAACTCGCTCGGCATTCCCGCCACCTACGACTTCCCGCCCACCGGCACCCACTCGTGGGGGTACTGGCACGACGCCCTGATCGCGTCCTGGCCGGTGCTGGCGTCCGGGCTGGAACTGCCCGTGTGA
- a CDS encoding family 1 glycosylhydrolase, translating into MRPLSRRHALGLFATGTAAALAGSAPLAGARPAPPATVPELGPDFLWGVASSGFQCEGHAPDSNWTRYVDANPDLDRYHDAADFYTRYPTDIGLAAELGVGVYRISIEWARVQPRPGEWSEDGFAFYDNVLDTMAAAGIRPMLTLDHWVYPGWAAGRGGWGHPAMLGDWLANARKVVERYASRNPLWVTFNEPTFYLANETRTGATPPAAIPAMQQSLVRAHDAIYDHIHAVQPGAQVTSNVAYTVGAAEGLVNGHIIDPISDRLDYVGIDYYYGFSPQSIVASGPPDLDALWKMPLQPEGIYYALEHYSRRFPGKPLYIVENGIPTENGAPRPDGYTRADSLRDTVYWIQRARADGMNVLGYNYWSITDNYEWGHYTPRFGLYTVDVGTDPGLTRRPTDAVAAYREITRAGGVPGDYLPTRAPAGCSLVDTPDSCADPVTVPR; encoded by the coding sequence ATGCGCCCGCTCAGCCGCCGTCACGCTCTCGGCTTGTTCGCGACCGGCACCGCCGCCGCCCTGGCCGGCTCGGCGCCGCTCGCCGGTGCCCGGCCGGCCCCGCCGGCGACCGTCCCGGAGCTGGGACCGGACTTCCTCTGGGGCGTGGCCAGCTCCGGATTCCAGTGCGAAGGCCATGCGCCCGACAGCAACTGGACCCGCTACGTGGACGCCAACCCCGACCTCGACCGCTACCACGATGCCGCCGACTTCTACACCCGCTACCCCACCGACATCGGGCTGGCCGCGGAACTCGGCGTGGGCGTGTACCGCATCAGCATCGAGTGGGCGCGGGTGCAGCCTCGCCCGGGCGAGTGGTCCGAGGACGGATTCGCCTTCTACGACAACGTTCTCGACACCATGGCGGCCGCCGGGATCCGCCCGATGCTCACCCTCGACCACTGGGTGTACCCGGGCTGGGCGGCCGGGCGCGGCGGCTGGGGTCATCCCGCCATGCTCGGCGACTGGCTGGCCAACGCCCGGAAGGTGGTGGAGCGCTACGCGTCCCGCAATCCGCTGTGGGTGACGTTCAACGAGCCGACGTTCTACCTGGCGAACGAGACCCGCACCGGGGCGACGCCGCCGGCCGCGATCCCGGCCATGCAGCAGAGCCTGGTCCGGGCGCACGACGCCATCTACGACCACATCCACGCCGTGCAGCCCGGCGCGCAGGTGACCAGCAACGTCGCCTACACCGTCGGCGCCGCGGAGGGCCTGGTCAACGGTCACATCATCGATCCCATCTCCGACCGGCTCGACTACGTCGGCATCGACTATTACTACGGCTTCAGCCCGCAGTCGATCGTCGCCAGCGGTCCCCCGGACCTGGACGCGCTGTGGAAGATGCCGCTGCAGCCGGAGGGCATCTACTATGCGCTGGAACACTATTCGCGCCGCTTTCCCGGCAAGCCGCTGTACATCGTCGAGAACGGCATCCCCACCGAGAACGGCGCCCCACGCCCCGACGGCTACACCCGCGCCGACAGCCTGCGCGACACCGTCTACTGGATTCAGCGCGCCCGGGCCGACGGCATGAACGTGCTCGGCTACAACTACTGGAGCATCACCGACAACTACGAATGGGGCCACTACACACCGCGTTTCGGCCTCTACACCGTCGACGTGGGCACCGACCCCGGCCTGACCCGCCGCCCGACCGACGCCGTGGCCGCCTACCGCGAGATCACCCGCGCCGGCGGCGTCCCGGGCGACTACCTGCCCACCCGCGCGCCCGCCGGCTGCTCACTGGTCGACACCCCGGACAGCTGCGCCGACCCGGTCACCGTCCCGCGGTAA
- a CDS encoding UdgX family uracil-DNA binding protein (This protein belongs to the uracil DNA glycosylase superfamily, members of which act in excision repair of DNA. However, it belongs more specifically to UdgX branch, whose founding member was found to bind uracil in DNA (where it does not belong), without cleaving it, appears to promote DNA repair by a pathway involving RecA, rather than base excision.), with product MDAGEFVPDGADLATLRRAAAGCHGCDLYRHAQQTVFGEGPDDARVVLIGEQPGDREDVAGHPFVGPAGRLLDRALDEAGIDRAATYLTNAVKHFKFVERGKRRIHQQPGRGEITACAPWLTAELATIRPELVVCLGAVAARAVVSPSFRVSRQRGEVIEMPDYRTVATVHPSAVLRAPDRDAAYREFLADLRVVRTAMG from the coding sequence ATGGACGCCGGCGAGTTCGTACCGGACGGCGCCGACCTGGCGACGCTGCGGCGGGCGGCGGCCGGCTGCCACGGCTGTGACCTGTACCGGCACGCCCAACAGACGGTCTTCGGCGAGGGCCCCGACGACGCCCGGGTGGTGCTGATCGGCGAGCAGCCCGGCGACCGGGAGGACGTGGCGGGACACCCGTTCGTCGGCCCCGCCGGGCGGCTGCTGGACCGCGCCCTCGACGAGGCGGGAATCGACCGCGCCGCGACATACCTGACCAACGCGGTGAAACATTTCAAATTCGTCGAACGCGGTAAGCGCCGCATCCATCAGCAGCCCGGACGCGGCGAGATCACCGCGTGCGCGCCCTGGCTCACGGCCGAACTGGCGACCATCCGGCCCGAACTGGTGGTGTGCCTGGGCGCGGTGGCCGCGCGGGCGGTGGTATCGCCGTCGTTCCGGGTCAGCAGGCAGCGCGGTGAAGTGATCGAGATGCCGGACTACCGGACGGTCGCGACCGTGCACCCCTCGGCCGTGCTGCGCGCCCCCGACCGGGACGCCGCGTATCGGGAATTCCTCGCCGATCTGCGCGTCGTCCGCACCGCAATGGGCTGA
- a CDS encoding KasA/KasB family beta-ketoacyl-ACP synthase, with product MESFSTRAGGFRNVVVTAVEMTTSIGEETESSWQALLSGTSGIKTLTDPEIVDNQLPNAIGGKLIHDPTTDLERVRKRRMCYVQQMSYAMGKRLWATAGEPEVDKDRLGVIIGTGLGGADTIVEANDAMRAGGYRKVSPFAVPMSMPNGVSGVVGLEIGARACVVTPVSACASGNEALVHAWRTIVLGEADMIVAGGVEGHINPMAIAGFSMARALSSRVDEPERASRPFDRDRDGFVFGEAAALLLLESEEHALARGAKPIARLLGAGLTADGYHLVAPDPEGLGCARAMTRAIQSAGVSAGEVDHVNAHATGTGLGDLAEAKGITAAIGTHPSVYAPKSALGHSVGAVGALEAIISVLTLRDQVIPPTLNLDNQDPEIDLDVVRDKPRYANVEFAMNNSFGFGGHNAAVLFGKY from the coding sequence ATCGAAAGTTTCTCCACTCGCGCCGGGGGTTTCCGCAACGTCGTGGTGACCGCCGTCGAGATGACGACGTCGATCGGTGAGGAGACCGAGAGCAGCTGGCAGGCTCTGCTGTCCGGGACCAGCGGCATCAAGACGCTGACCGACCCGGAGATCGTCGACAACCAGTTGCCGAACGCGATCGGCGGCAAGCTGATCCACGATCCCACCACCGATCTGGAGCGCGTCCGCAAGCGGCGGATGTGCTACGTGCAGCAGATGTCCTACGCCATGGGCAAGCGGCTGTGGGCCACCGCCGGCGAGCCCGAGGTGGACAAGGACCGGCTCGGCGTGATCATCGGCACCGGCCTGGGTGGCGCCGACACCATCGTCGAGGCCAACGACGCCATGCGCGCCGGCGGCTACCGCAAGGTGTCGCCGTTCGCCGTGCCGATGAGCATGCCCAACGGCGTATCCGGCGTGGTCGGGCTGGAGATCGGTGCGCGCGCCTGCGTGGTCACTCCGGTGTCGGCCTGTGCCTCGGGCAACGAGGCGCTGGTGCACGCGTGGCGGACGATCGTCCTCGGCGAGGCCGACATGATCGTCGCCGGCGGCGTCGAAGGCCACATCAACCCGATGGCGATCGCCGGATTCTCGATGGCGCGGGCGCTGAGCTCGCGGGTCGACGAGCCGGAGCGGGCGTCGCGGCCCTTCGACCGCGACCGCGACGGATTCGTCTTCGGCGAGGCCGCCGCGCTGCTGCTGCTGGAGTCCGAGGAGCACGCGCTGGCGCGCGGGGCCAAGCCCATCGCCCGGCTGCTCGGCGCCGGACTGACCGCCGACGGCTACCACCTGGTCGCGCCGGATCCGGAGGGTCTCGGCTGCGCCCGCGCCATGACCCGGGCCATCCAGTCGGCCGGTGTCTCCGCCGGCGAGGTCGACCACGTCAACGCGCACGCCACCGGCACCGGGCTCGGCGACCTCGCCGAGGCCAAGGGGATCACCGCCGCGATCGGCACGCATCCGTCGGTGTACGCGCCCAAGTCGGCGCTGGGCCATTCCGTCGGCGCGGTCGGCGCGCTGGAGGCCATCATCTCGGTGCTCACCCTGCGCGATCAGGTCATCCCGCCGACGCTCAACCTGGACAACCAGGACCCGGAGATCGACCTGGACGTCGTGCGCGACAAGCCGCGCTACGCCAATGTCGAATTCGCGATGAACAACTCGTTCGGATTCGGCGGGCACAACGCGGCGGTGCTGTTCGGCAAGTACTGA
- a CDS encoding AarF/ABC1/UbiB kinase family protein, with amino-acid sequence MSVRRSGQTSNTDRVDGDRRLFARRPAGTPPVRKAVRNAKLVSLPVAYAGRHAVGVGRRALGRPADEVSLDIRVRTAQHIFEVLGELKGCAAKLGQLLSIYELALPPELAEPYRTALAQLQDSTPTMLPQTVEQAMAAALGDGWRASFREFDTHRPTAASIGQVHRAVWCDGRPAAVKVMFPGARESVLSDLEQLRRISVLATVFVPGADVKSVTEAICACVADELDYAAEADNQRVFAEAYAGDPDFLVPRVIAQHGDVVVGEWLDGTPVSRIIAGGTTEQRNRAGLLIVRFLLSSWRRTGLLYADPHPGNFRMMPDGRLGIVDFGACTPWPNDGFDQLVQDVTGAVINGGTDELEAAFRRHGFVQPHRGFDVAAAHRALSAAFEPMVRPTFRLTTDWLRTQVRRALNPQLSNVNRELTIPPEFTPFGRATLTALGAVCQLGTDGSLRDEFVEGSPPIAAEIARFDPHRLRPRGASGTRPRFSVVD; translated from the coding sequence ATGTCCGTCCGGCGCTCCGGCCAGACCTCGAACACCGACCGCGTCGACGGCGACCGGCGGCTGTTCGCTCGCCGCCCCGCCGGAACTCCCCCCGTGCGCAAGGCCGTTCGCAACGCGAAGCTCGTCTCGCTGCCGGTCGCCTACGCCGGACGGCACGCCGTCGGTGTCGGCCGCCGCGCGCTGGGCCGTCCGGCCGACGAGGTCAGCCTGGACATCCGGGTGCGCACCGCGCAGCACATCTTCGAGGTGCTCGGCGAACTCAAGGGCTGCGCCGCGAAACTCGGCCAGCTGCTGTCGATCTACGAACTCGCACTCCCACCCGAACTGGCCGAGCCCTACCGCACCGCGCTCGCCCAGTTGCAGGATTCGACGCCGACGATGCTGCCGCAGACCGTGGAACAGGCGATGGCCGCCGCCCTCGGCGACGGCTGGCGCGCATCCTTCCGGGAATTCGACACCCACCGGCCCACGGCCGCCTCCATCGGGCAGGTCCATCGCGCGGTGTGGTGCGACGGACGCCCCGCCGCGGTCAAGGTGATGTTTCCCGGCGCGCGCGAGTCGGTGCTGAGCGATCTCGAACAGCTGCGCCGAATCTCCGTGCTGGCCACCGTGTTCGTTCCCGGCGCCGACGTCAAGTCGGTCACCGAGGCGATCTGCGCCTGCGTGGCCGACGAACTGGATTACGCCGCCGAGGCCGACAATCAGCGGGTGTTCGCCGAGGCCTACGCCGGCGACCCGGATTTCCTGGTGCCCCGGGTGATCGCCCAGCACGGCGACGTGGTGGTCGGCGAATGGCTCGACGGCACACCGGTTTCCCGCATCATCGCCGGCGGCACCACCGAACAGCGCAACCGCGCGGGCCTGCTGATCGTGCGGTTCCTGTTGTCGTCGTGGCGGCGCACCGGGCTGCTCTACGCCGACCCGCATCCCGGCAACTTCCGGATGATGCCCGACGGCCGGCTCGGCATCGTCGATTTCGGCGCCTGCACACCGTGGCCGAACGACGGTTTCGACCAGCTCGTCCAGGACGTCACCGGCGCGGTGATCAACGGCGGCACCGACGAATTGGAGGCCGCGTTCCGCCGCCACGGGTTCGTCCAGCCACACCGCGGCTTCGACGTCGCCGCCGCACACCGCGCGCTCTCGGCGGCGTTCGAGCCGATGGTGCGGCCCACCTTCCGGCTCACCACCGACTGGCTGCGCACCCAGGTGCGCCGGGCGCTGAACCCGCAGCTGTCGAACGTGAACCGGGAGTTGACGATTCCGCCGGAGTTCACGCCGTTCGGGCGCGCCACCCTGACCGCCCTCGGCGCGGTGTGCCAGCTCGGCACCGACGGGTCGCTGCGCGACGAATTCGTCGAGGGCTCACCGCCGATCGCGGCGGAGATCGCCCGCTTCGACCCGCACCGCCTCCGGCCCCGGGGCGCATCCGGCACGCGGCCGCGGTTCTCCGTGGTCGACTGA